DNA from Ovis canadensis isolate MfBH-ARS-UI-01 breed Bighorn chromosome 4, ARS-UI_OviCan_v2, whole genome shotgun sequence:
TTATTGGATGAGGCAGACTGAGAAACACTAGCTGAGACAAAGTTTCTGGCATAATCCAACTATGAGGCAGTAAGGACACATTTCgttttcaaatgtcttttttcctgtcccaACATAAGAATATCACTCATTTTACTCTTCTCTGTGTGATGACCTTCCAAATTTTTGTGATGTTTGTTCTAAATAATACCTATTATATCTTTCGTAACTTTTTTGCACTTACTTTCCAATATTACTAGTTAACTCTCATAGCGCTTTATTTGGGTGCATAGTCCCCAAACTTATCTAAGCATTAACCTATTACtggacatttttgttttcaaggtcTTGCCCTTATAGACTGTTTTGGCCACTATGAAACCTAGTGATAGATAACTAACACCTTAGGAAATGCTTATATGGGGATTATCTTGGTAACATATAATAATtcgaaaaatgtttaaaattttttatttcgaAAGAATGAAAAATCTGCTAAATAGAAAGTCTTGGTGGAAGAAAATAGGTAACAAATTCCTACATCCTGAACATGGGTACATAGAAGGATGTCAGAAAACAGACAACACCACAGAATAACATcttaaataatgattttattaaaaataggaaTGGGAAACACTTCATGGTTGAGGTTGAGTGCTTTGAACTATGGTCCCAGGCCCCTGGGGATTTGTTTTTTATACTTTGTGGAAAGTGTGAGAAGCAGAGCTGTAAATGAACATAAGGCATACTGAATTATGGTAGCTTACTAACGTTTATTATGGCTTTGTTTTAAGGTGATATGACTATATACCATAAACTGTCAATAAAGACATTACTGGGATTATTATAATAGGCTTTAATTGTTTGATGTTGATTTCAATTACCAACCACTAGAAACAGTGACATTAttaaagtaaaggaaaattaCTTGGTAGTAATCATTCATTTCATGGTACACCACTTTATACCTTGTTTGGCAATATAATCAtaccatttattaaaaagcaaaaacatctttCACCCAGTGTATAAGAGCTAATGTGTATTTGGCTACACTTAAAGATTTCGTCCATTCAAAACTGAGCCCTTTATGTAAAGCATCATGAGAGGCTCTTTAAAGGAGTACATTAAATTATCACTTTAGAGTGTATCTAAATATTAATATCTaaccctccaggtttctctgtccatggggattctccaggcaagaatactaaatactgtggctcagctggtaaagaatccacctgcaatgcagacctgggttcatccctgggttgggaagatctggagaagggaaaggtacccactccagtattctggcttggagaattccatggggttgaaaagagttgggacacaactgagcaactttcaggcttccctggtcactcagagggtcaagagtctgcttgcaatgagggagacctgggtttatccctgggttaggaagatcccctggaggagggcacggcaacccactccagcatttttgcctgaagaattctcatGAACAGACGAGCCTGGAGTgttactccatggggttgcagagtcagttttgggcttcccttgtggctcagctggtgaagaatccacatgcaatgtgggaggacctaggtttgatccctcagttgggaagatcccctggagaaggaaatggcaatctactccagcactcttgcctggaaaatcccatggacggaggagcctgacaggctacagtccatggggtcgcaaagagtcggacacgactgagcgacttcacttcactttgggaagatcccctggagaaggtaaaggctacccactgcagtattctagcctggagaattccatggactttcgCTTTCCCTTAGATTAAATTTATCAGTACACTGAAGCTGATTTTTAAACCACACTTCTTCAACAGATACAAAACTATGTGGATAATAAATAAGTCTAATAAGCATTTCATTTGCTGCATTAACACCTAATggtcaaaaaagatttttttgacaACCAGGTGCTTCAAAGAATGGCCTAACAACAGGGTGCACCCAACTAAAACAGCTTAAAAACATGGGATAAGGTTAACATCCCTCCCATATACCCACCAAACGAACAAAAACAAGTTAAATTGCTCATAAAGGGCTCTCCAGTGTGCTTTCTCATGACAACTTTCTGCTATTCAGTCATGGAATGGGATCTTTCCATAAACTTGAAAAAGAAGACACGATAACCAGGCTCCTTTTTTTATTTAAGTTTACCATTTACCTTtctgaaatcaaaacaaaaacaaaacgtATTTGTGACTTCTATTACAAGCATCCtcttcacaaaaggaaaaaaaaatggagaaaatgatagGAAAGTAAACAAATACCACATACATTTCATAACTCTGTATGTTATTAATCATACTTAAGACTCTTGGCAATaggtttttcattttctcaggtCATTGCATATCATTTGAGGACAGAAAAGGTTTTGGAACTCAAAGCATTTAGAAGCATACCAATTCCTAAGGAATCCTTTTATATGGGGGGGGGATGTGATAAAAATGATGATGGAAagagaaatttattaaaaaagaaaatcccacttTGAGAAAGCaggctaatgctgctgctgctaagtcacttcagtcatgtccgactctgtgcgaccccatagatggcagcccaccaggctcccccatccacgggattttccaggcaggagtactggagtgggttgccgttgccttctccaaacagatGCTACATATGatattaaaaaactggaactcttCCTAATTACTGTTTTAAAGTTTTGATGTTTCTAGAAGATGACACGCTTCCCAACGCCCTCAAAATTTTAACATCTATGTATGTACCAGGCTGTAAGTTCCCAGACACTGGGTTCACATTAACTGATTCACTGTCACAAATTTTAACTTAAGCCAATGTTCTTGATGGAGGATGAAGCAAACAACTTTAAACAGTATTATTTTCAGGAAACACGTTTAttacaatattaataaaaattaggCTCTACAATTGTTAGATAAAGTGAGCAGGAAGGTAGACATGAGGGAAAGGTTATGTCTACTTTTGATGTCTTTACTTCAGCATTAACTACTAAGGTCTAGCTAACCTTACAATTATACTTGTCTCTCCTGCTGCGGTCGAGGTGAAATGAAATAACTTTTCTTCATCTTAAAAAAGcctgtaaaaagaagaaaacttaggGGTGGGGGAGACTATAAAGAGGACAACTACCTTTTTTGGGGAGGGGATAGAATTCTCTACCAGTAACCATTTTTCAGCCATACTCTACTTTCAAAGCTCAAATTCTAAACCCAATACTCTTTTGTGATTGCTTTCcctcaaataattctaaaacctGAACACTCagagaaaaatgtttatatagcatatatttatttatataattgctTAAATTATGGACTTAAAAGTTCTATGTAAGTATGCAATGCCCAGTACTTACTGATTAACTGTTGATGAAGACAGGGCAATAGCATTTTGGCTCCACCATCTAGCTCAACTGCAATCAATTAAAGAGATTCACGGAGAATATGCTGGTTCTAGATCAGTCCCAAAAAGCATATTTTGGGGTGAGCCTATCaactaaaatagtaaaaaaaaaaaaaaaaaaattagcttgttTGGTGGCACATAAAAGTACTTAGTATATGGGGGTTAAAATAAGCTTATCACAAaacaagaaatacattttttcttcGCAACATGTGATTTCAGAAAGGATCAAGCTATTTTTTGTCCCTTGTGAATGAAGGGGAAAAACTTGATTTTCACACCAAATTTTAGTTTGACAACTTTTGTAAAGATAAGGAACGTAAACAATATTTTCCTGGACCTTAACTAAGCCTCTAAATCTTAACCTAATAAATGAATCTTACCACTAGAGCATCATGGTAAAAAAGCTAAGTTTTTGGTGTAATACCACCACAGTTTTTAAACGTTTAAGTGATGGTAAACTATTCAcatcactaaataaatattttttaaatgcagtgaTACTCAGTTATTTGAAACACAAATTTAAGACCAcagctcaaaggaaaaaaatctgaagtagTGGGAAAACACGAAAATCTTTCActaaaacatttttctgtatGTAAAACTTTTAACACAATGCAAGAATGTTTTACTTCAACTGGAGTTTAAAAGCTATAAATGGTTGTCTTTCGTGAATTCGAAGCAAAGGTAAAATCAGTGAAGATAAAACATTTCCAAATGTTATTATTGTAAGTTTAAAATACTGAATATTAGAAAGTAATCCTACAGAATTCGCATTTTGTCAAATGTCCCAACGAATAGCCTCACCTACTGTCACAACGATGAATAAAGTTACAAGAAAATAGCCATTGGATTTGAATTTCTAAATTCAATCAGGGAAACGGAGTTCTTTTACATTTCATAGACTTATCACCTCTCCTTATTTAcaccaaattatttttattctaaaaacatATGCTGTATCATTCAACTGCATAGAACAGCGTTTCGTCACTTCTACCCTCAAATCTACGCCGCAGATTCACTAAAGACTCTCAAAATCCATTTCAAAGGACAAagattacaaattttaaaaacttcctcTAATTTCGGCAAAACGCAATTCCTATTTTGCAGGCGCATATTCCTGTTCTCCGTCGGTTTAGGGTTGTCTCCCCGCACTCCAGGTCCCATCTTTCCCTTTTCTAAAAGACTCAAGCTGACAACCCGAGTTGATCGGGCAGCAACCCCGATTCCCTCCGCCTTGGGCCATCTCCCAAAAGATGGGAGATGTGAAGACACAAAAAGGTACGAGAGAAAAAAGAGGTGCGGTGGGGTGGGGCGAGACCCGCCCCAATTCTCTCAATCTCATCCAAGCCCACCTCTCCTTCACTGGACCAAAAAAACCCCGAAAAGATAACAAAAACGTAAGAAAGGAACCCTCCCAACACCGCCTCCCAGAAAGCTAGGAAGGCTTCTTCACTTTCCGTGTTCCCGAGCCCGATTCTCTAGCCAAGCTCtcggcccaccccacccccaggggtcCCGGCGCCATTTAGCTCCTCCGAAGCCGCCATTTTCCGCCCCCGCCGGATCGCTAGCTGTGCCTCGGCGGCAACTCGCTACCCTGTTCTGCAGCCCACGCCACCGCCGCAAGCCCGGCCCCGTAAAGGAGGCCCTGGCCTGAGCTTGCGGGAACGGCAGCTTCGGCGTCACGAAGGCCCAGCTCCGACCCCGCCCGCGGTGCCAGAGCGCCTGCAGCTGGCGCCGGCCGGCGGGAGCAGGCGGGCAACAAGGGGGCCGGACAGACTCCACTGGGCGGAGCGGCCCTGGCGGCGGTTGGGACCTGAAGGTTCTATCGCACTTACTTCCTGTTTTGGGTCCGGGCACTTTGGAAGAACCAGGATGGAGGCTCCAAAAAATACCAGGATGGAGGAAGCAGCCACGGGCAAGAGTGGCTGCAGCTGGAGTGAGCGAGCGCTACGAGCCACCGGAAACGGAGCTacggccgcgccccgcccccagtCCCCGCACGCTCCCCCGCCCGGCCTCTTCTCCCTGGGGTTGGCCCTGCGCGCCGGCTGTTGCGTCACTTCCGGCCAGGTCGGCGCGCCAAAAAGGGTCTCTGGATATTGGAGCTTCGGTCTCTCTCAGAGTAGGGGTTGTTGTCTGCTGTTTTCCTTACCTCACTCTAGGAAATTTAAGTACTGACTTCCCCGTTACAGATATTGTGTAGAAGAACCGTCTTTCTTCGGCGCAGCTGTGATCCTTTTGGCCCGGGGACCGTTGGCCCTCGCGAGTCGACTTTCGTAATTATCTAGGGCCACAGAACGGAGGGAACCGCCGTGTGGAACGGCTTGAGAGCG
Protein-coding regions in this window:
- the LOC138439802 gene encoding uncharacterized protein — encoded protein: MGDVKTQKGTREKRGAVGWGETRPNSLNLIQAHLSFTGPKKPRKDNKNPSSRPTPPPGVPAPFSSSEAAIFRPRRIASCASAATRYPVLQPTPPPQARPRKGGPGLSLRERQLRRHEGPAPTPPAVPERLQLAPAGGSRRATRGPDRLHWAERPWRRLGPEGSIALTSCFGSGHFGRTRMEAPKNTRMEEAATGKSGCSWSERALRATGNGATAAPRPQSPHAPPPGLFSLGLALRAGCCVTSGQVGAPKRVSGYWSFGLSQSRGCCLLFSLPHSRKFKY